GTGAACTCAATCTGGACTTCTGCTGCGGCGGAAAGCAAACGCTCAGTCGCGCTGCGGGCAAAAAGGATCTCAATATCGACGAGCTGGAAGCGCAGTTAGAAAAACTGGCTGCTCAGCCTTCCGATGCGCGGGACTGGCGTGAAGCGCCGCTGGCCGACATTATCGCGTACATCATCCCTCGTTTTCACGATCGCCATCGCGAACAACTGCCGGAACTGATTCTGATGGCAGAAAAAGTCGAACGTGTGCATCACGATAAAGCCGATTGCCCGCACGGCCTCGCCAACCAACTGACCGCCATTTATCACGAGCTGTCTCAGCACATGATGAAAGAAGAACGTATCCTCTTCCCGATGATCGGTCAGGGAATGGGGGCAAATGCCGCAGCGCCGATTTCAGTCATGGAGCATGAACACGATGACGCCGGGCGTGATGTGGAAGTGGTCAAAGAACTGACCAACGGCGTCGTGCCACCGGAAGGTGCCTGCAACACCTGGCGTGCACTGTATTCCGGTATCAACGAGTTCATTACCGACCTGATGGAGCACATCCATCTGGAAAACAATTTGCTGTTCCCACGCGCGCTGCGCGGTGAGTAATGTCGCTTCAATAAAAAAAGAAAGTCAGTAGAAAATAAAAAAGGCTGACGAGCGGGAATAACGGATAGATCGTAAAGACGCTGTGAACACCTCCCTGTGCGCTCGAGTTGCGCCATCCATGGCGCAAACGCTTTACTCTTCTATTCCGTTACTCCCGTTTGCGGTCAACAAATAGATTTGTCAACGATCTGAAAGGCGCTCAGTGAGCGCCTTTCTTTGTCTGGAGATTACAGAATTTCCAGCAGTTCCACTTCAAAAATCAGCGCGCTGAACGGCGGAATGGAAGCACCCGCGCCACGTTCGCCATACGCCAAATTGTGCGGAATATAGAGTTCCCACTTGGAACCGACTGGCATCAGCGTCAACGCTTCAATCCAGCCTGGAATCACACCGCTTACCGGGAATTCAGCAGGCTGACCGCGCTGAACGGAGCTGTCGAACACGCTGCCGTCAATCAGACGGCCAGTGTAATGTACACGTACGCGATCCTGACGAGCTGGGATAGCGCCTTCACCCTGCGTCAACACACGGAATTGCAGACCAGATTCCGTGCTGTTCACACCTTCTTTCTGCGCGTTTTCAGTCAGGAACTGCTGACCTTCTACTGCCAGCACCTGTTGGCGCTCACGACGTACCGCATCGGCACGTTCATGAATTTCACGCAGCGCACGATGAACCACATCCACAGGCACCGCAGGCGCATTACCTTCCAGCGCGTCACGTAAACCAGCAAGCAGAGCTTCTGGGATCAGACCTTCAAGACCTGATTCCTGTAACTGTTGACCAACCTGTAAGCCGATGCCGTAACTTGCCTGCGCTTCGACGCTATCAAAAGAAGGAGTTGTCATGGATGTTCCTTTTAATCTGTAAAAAACTGAAAGCGCAGCATAACAGCGACAGGGATTGGGGTAAAATCATGTGTGCAGGTAATCACGTTAACCGCACGCCAGCCAAGCCATTCCGGGAAGCTGTCCTATACTGGTAGTTCCGATGTTTCGGGTTCAGCGGTTACCTTAATCATCAACGCGTTAACTGGTCAGCTCATACAGATTATCGGTATACTGGATTGCGTTATCATCCTGATACTGTTTTTATGCCGACGCCGTCTGGCGAGTGATATAGCGTAGTGGATGGCGCAGATAGTTGAGCTGCCGATATAGCGTTGCTAATGACATCGTTTTTATACTGAACTGTTTTTATACTGAATTGTAGTAAGAGAGGTCACCATGGGCAGAATTGCGCCCAGGAAGCGGAAAACCACCTGGGATTATCAAACGCTAGTACGCTTCTGCCAGCGAATTATCCAGCGGCAGCCCTCACATGCTGTAGCCGTAGAAAACGACGGGGAACGCGAAGACCAGGAACGCCTGGCTCCTGCTTCCCGGCGTGAACGCCTTGGTGCCCTGCTGCAAAAAATCTGGCATCTGCCCGATGGCTACCACTGGATGGAACCCTTGCCGCTCCTCCACCGCCGTTGGATTTTAATCGCTATCGCCCTGCTTCTGGTTGTCTTGCTCTGGCCTTACAGCGCACAACACCCGCAACCGACCCGAACCATGCCTATTCCTCTGACCCAGGCGGATAATCAGGCTGCAATGCAGGCGGTGATTATTGAAAATCAGCCTTCAACGTCACATCAGCAACCTGCCACAACGCCGCCAACGCCGTCATCAGCACCGTGGCGGCAGTATGAGATTGCTTCAGGGCAAACGCTGGCTCAGCTCTTTCGC
The genomic region above belongs to Pectobacterium colocasium and contains:
- the ytfE gene encoding iron-sulfur cluster repair protein YtfE, whose translation is MAYRDQSLGELAIAIPRATKLFRELNLDFCCGGKQTLSRAAGKKDLNIDELEAQLEKLAAQPSDARDWREAPLADIIAYIIPRFHDRHREQLPELILMAEKVERVHHDKADCPHGLANQLTAIYHELSQHMMKEERILFPMIGQGMGANAAAPISVMEHEHDDAGRDVEVVKELTNGVVPPEGACNTWRALYSGINEFITDLMEHIHLENNLLFPRALRGE
- the fklB gene encoding FKBP-type peptidyl-prolyl cis-trans isomerase — encoded protein: MTTPSFDSVEAQASYGIGLQVGQQLQESGLEGLIPEALLAGLRDALEGNAPAVPVDVVHRALREIHERADAVRRERQQVLAVEGQQFLTENAQKEGVNSTESGLQFRVLTQGEGAIPARQDRVRVHYTGRLIDGSVFDSSVQRGQPAEFPVSGVIPGWIEALTLMPVGSKWELYIPHNLAYGERGAGASIPPFSALIFEVELLEIL
- a CDS encoding LysM-like peptidoglycan-binding domain-containing protein, whose amino-acid sequence is MGRIAPRKRKTTWDYQTLVRFCQRIIQRQPSHAVAVENDGEREDQERLAPASRRERLGALLQKIWHLPDGYHWMEPLPLLHRRWILIAIALLLVVLLWPYSAQHPQPTRTMPIPLTQADNQAAMQAVIIENQPSTSHQQPATTPPTPSSAPWRQYEIASGQTLAQLFRDNNLPVSDVFAMAQVEGRDKPLSNLRAGQEVKLQLNAQGMVAELEIETTANQTIRFTRGADGAFTRTR